The Pectobacterium sp. A5351 genome contains the following window.
CCAGTTTGGCGCTCAGCAGACTTTCCAGATAGAACGATGACAGCGTACGAGTTGCATCCAGCACATCCTTGGGATTATTGGAGCGCATCGACTGGCTGACATCGCGTTCGGCGGATTTAAAGACGCCGTTCAACCCCTGAGATTTTTCCGCCAGCGCGCCCAGCCACTGGCTATTACCGCTTTCTGCCGTCAGTGGTGACGACGACAGTGCTGCGCTAAACCAGGAAACATCCTGATTAGTGGCAGAGAAGGAAAAAGACATACCGTTGTCCGCCAGCGGCGCATCCTCCGACTGAGACAGCGTAGTGGCGTGATTGATTTTCATGGTGTAGGTTCCATCGCGGACGGGATAAAAATAAAGCCGGAGCAAAGCTCCGGCTCGTTCACTCACGATCAGAACTGGATAGCTTTCGCCGCTTTCTGCCCGGAGTTCAGTGATTTGGACGCGGAATCCATCTGACCATCCAGAA
Protein-coding sequences here:
- a CDS encoding EscI/YscI/HrpB family type III secretion system inner rod protein, whose translation is MKINHATTLSQSEDAPLADNGMSFSFSATNQDVSWFSAALSSSPLTAESGNSQWLGALAEKSQGLNGVFKSAERDVSQSMRSNNPKDVLDATRTLSSFYLESLLSAKLVAKSVQSLEKLTNLQ